Proteins from one Lachnospiraceae bacterium KGMB03038 genomic window:
- a CDS encoding helix-turn-helix domain-containing protein, with amino-acid sequence MDQIRIGKFIAESRKSRNLTQRQLADALSISDKTISKWECGKGLPEVSLMLPLCAALDITVNDLLSGEKVSSTDYQKKAEGNMMNLMKENEENKKRMALSIITGAITVIAVYALIIIAAFIDLPTIVRIILIMFSVAVGIAGIAATAMLDIKAGYFECPYCKELFVPSMDEYIKSYHTFTKRRLTCPKCGKTGMCKHLVIR; translated from the coding sequence ATGGACCAAATCCGAATCGGCAAATTTATAGCCGAATCAAGGAAATCAAGGAACCTTACCCAAAGGCAGCTCGCCGATGCACTTTCCATCAGCGACAAAACAATTTCCAAATGGGAGTGCGGAAAAGGACTTCCTGAAGTTTCTCTCATGCTGCCATTGTGTGCGGCATTAGATATTACTGTCAACGATTTGCTTTCGGGTGAAAAGGTTTCCTCAACTGATTATCAAAAGAAAGCGGAGGGAAACATGATGAATCTGATGAAAGAAAATGAAGAAAATAAAAAAAGAATGGCATTGTCCATTATTACCGGCGCAATTACTGTTATTGCTGTATACGCCCTAATTATAATAGCAGCCTTTATCGATTTGCCTACGATTGTACGGATTATATTGATTATGTTCTCTGTTGCAGTGGGAATAGCTGGTATAGCCGCGACCGCGATGCTTGATATTAAAGCTGGTTATTTTGAATGTCCTTACTGTAAGGAACTTTTTGTTCCCAGCATGGACGAATATATAAAGAGCTATCACACTTTTACAAAACGCAGATTAACCTGCCCCAAGTGCGGAAAAACAGGGATGTGCAAACATCTTGTCATAAGATAA
- a CDS encoding argininosuccinate synthase, which produces MKEKVVLAYSGGLDTTAVIPWLKENFGYEVICCCVNCGQGEELEGLDERAKLSGASKLYIEDIVDDFCDNYIVPCVQAHAIYENKYLLGTAMARPAIAKKLVEIARKEGASAICHGATGKGNDQIRFELGIRALAPDLKIIAPWRMTDIWTMQSREDEIEYCHKHGIDLPFDASHSYSRDRNLWHISHEGLELEDPANEPNYDDLLVLGVTPENAPDDPEYVTMTFEKGVPKSINGEEMKVSDIIRKLNELGGKHGIGICDIVENRVVGMKSRGVYETPGGTILYEAHQQLEELVLDRATYEVKEEMGNKLSQVVYEGKWFTPLREAIQAFIESTQEYVTGEVKFKLYKGNIIKAGTTSPYSLYSESLASFTTGDLYDHHDADGFINLFGLPLKVRAMKMLEVEKNQK; this is translated from the coding sequence ATGAAAGAGAAAGTTGTATTAGCTTATTCCGGCGGACTGGACACCACTGCTGTCATCCCATGGTTAAAAGAGAATTTTGGTTATGAAGTCATCTGCTGCTGCGTCAACTGCGGACAGGGCGAAGAGCTGGAAGGACTGGATGAACGTGCCAAATTATCCGGCGCTTCCAAATTATATATTGAAGATATCGTAGATGATTTCTGCGACAACTATATAGTTCCCTGCGTGCAGGCACACGCCATTTATGAAAATAAATATTTGCTGGGAACAGCCATGGCAAGGCCGGCGATCGCTAAGAAGCTGGTAGAGATCGCGCGTAAGGAGGGCGCTTCCGCCATCTGTCACGGCGCGACTGGAAAAGGAAACGACCAGATCCGTTTTGAACTTGGCATCCGGGCATTGGCTCCAGATCTGAAGATCATTGCTCCTTGGCGGATGACAGATATCTGGACCATGCAGTCCCGAGAAGATGAGATTGAATACTGCCATAAGCACGGCATCGATCTTCCTTTCGACGCCAGCCACAGCTACAGCCGTGACCGGAACCTATGGCACATCAGCCACGAGGGACTGGAACTGGAGGATCCGGCCAACGAGCCAAACTATGACGATCTCCTTGTCCTTGGGGTAACGCCGGAGAATGCCCCGGACGATCCGGAGTATGTGACCATGACTTTTGAAAAAGGTGTTCCAAAGAGCATCAACGGAGAGGAAATGAAAGTTTCCGATATCATCCGCAAATTAAACGAACTGGGCGGAAAGCATGGCATCGGAATCTGTGACATCGTAGAAAACCGTGTTGTAGGTATGAAATCCCGCGGCGTCTATGAGACTCCCGGCGGAACCATCCTCTATGAAGCCCACCAGCAGTTAGAAGAGCTGGTTTTAGACCGGGCTACTTACGAAGTGAAAGAAGAGATGGGAAATAAGCTGTCTCAGGTTGTATACGAAGGCAAATGGTTTACTCCCCTGCGTGAGGCGATCCAGGCGTTCATCGAAAGCACCCAGGAATACGTGACCGGCGAAGTAAAATTCAAACTCTATAAGGGAAATATCATCAAAGCCGGAACCACTTCCCCATACTCTCTCTACAGCGAGTCTCTGGCAAGCTTTACCACCGGAGATCTGTATGACCATCACGATGCGGACGGATTCATCAACCTCTTCGGACTGCCGCTGAAAGTCCGGGCAATGAAAATGCTGGAAGTAGAGAAGAATCAGAAGTAA
- a CDS encoding PadR family transcriptional regulator, translating to MAVDKSLISGSTSMLILKLLEEKDMYGYEMIETLRDKSRNVFELKAGTLYPLLHGMESKGYVESYEQDVLGKTRKYYRLTKEGKRYLKTKKEEWEEYSKAVAGVLGGVCYG from the coding sequence ATGGCGGTTGATAAAAGTTTGATCTCAGGAAGTACGTCTATGCTGATCCTAAAACTTCTTGAAGAAAAAGATATGTATGGATATGAAATGATCGAGACGCTCCGGGATAAATCCCGGAATGTATTTGAGCTGAAGGCCGGGACTTTGTACCCCCTGCTCCATGGGATGGAATCCAAAGGATATGTAGAATCTTATGAGCAGGATGTCCTGGGGAAAACCAGGAAATATTACCGGCTGACCAAGGAGGGAAAGCGTTATCTAAAAACGAAGAAAGAGGAATGGGAAGAGTATTCCAAGGCAGTCGCGGGTGTTCTTGGAGGTGTATGTTATGGATAG
- a CDS encoding FtsW/RodA/SpoVE family cell cycle protein yields the protein MDRKEYLDTLAEQIRSKPAAAAVRREIEDHIEEQKEAFLAQGMSGSEAEEAAVQEMGDPVETGVAMDLIHRPQMPWGSIALIAFLSVAGMAFRFLLAAKLPDVIFMTGDVTTQGIYLCLGLALMIGICLADYSRIGRRARTWTLVLALALLAGNTFTGVVVNGMSGYLYFMGYVVSISLIWPLFAPLYGGIVYHYQKKGYLGLGMCLLWTLPGVIAAASCSGPGAALLLLIIDLVILGIAVWKKWFPAARKKVLFGLGCAVILLPALSAGITLLFGNEYQKVRLAALFGRVDQGGNWARQTLQDILGSSKLIGASQQMLDQEEAFSAADFVLTYITGYYGILAALVLIGLILYLVFRLFRVSLQQKNRLGMLMGAGSAVVMTAQVLIYVLCNMGIILPGTIYCPFLTGGGTVMLVTYVIFGILLSVYRYQDIPLEEGERARRLSLDK from the coding sequence ATGGATAGGAAGGAATATCTGGATACCCTGGCTGAGCAGATACGGTCAAAGCCGGCGGCCGCGGCTGTGCGGCGGGAGATCGAGGATCACATTGAAGAACAAAAGGAAGCTTTCCTAGCCCAGGGAATGTCAGGATCAGAGGCGGAGGAGGCGGCCGTCCAGGAGATGGGAGATCCAGTGGAGACAGGCGTGGCCATGGATCTGATACACCGGCCCCAGATGCCTTGGGGAAGCATTGCCCTGATCGCTTTTTTGAGCGTGGCGGGAATGGCGTTTCGTTTTCTCCTTGCGGCAAAACTGCCGGATGTAATCTTTATGACTGGGGATGTGACCACTCAGGGGATCTACCTGTGCCTGGGACTGGCCCTGATGATCGGGATCTGCCTGGCGGATTACAGCAGGATCGGAAGGAGAGCCAGAACATGGACCCTCGTACTGGCGCTGGCCCTCTTGGCGGGAAACACATTTACAGGCGTAGTGGTCAATGGGATGAGCGGATACCTGTACTTTATGGGGTATGTGGTCAGTATAAGTCTGATCTGGCCGCTGTTTGCCCCATTGTATGGCGGAATCGTGTATCATTACCAGAAGAAAGGATATCTGGGATTGGGGATGTGCCTGCTTTGGACACTCCCTGGAGTGATAGCGGCTGCAAGCTGTTCCGGCCCAGGGGCGGCGCTGCTGCTGCTGATCATTGACCTGGTGATTCTTGGTATCGCGGTGTGGAAGAAATGGTTCCCTGCGGCAAGAAAAAAAGTGCTGTTCGGATTAGGGTGCGCGGTGATCCTGCTGCCGGCCCTGAGCGCGGGGATCACGCTGCTGTTTGGAAACGAGTATCAGAAAGTAAGGCTTGCCGCACTGTTCGGCAGGGTTGACCAGGGAGGAAACTGGGCGCGCCAGACCCTCCAAGATATCCTTGGCAGCAGTAAGCTTATTGGGGCAAGCCAGCAGATGTTGGATCAGGAAGAAGCATTTTCGGCAGCAGACTTTGTGCTTACCTATATTACAGGATATTATGGGATCCTGGCGGCGCTGGTACTGATCGGGCTGATCCTGTATCTGGTGTTCCGTCTGTTCCGGGTATCTCTGCAGCAGAAGAACCGGCTGGGAATGTTGATGGGCGCGGGAAGCGCCGTGGTCATGACAGCGCAGGTGCTGATCTATGTGCTGTGCAATATGGGGATCATTCTTCCAGGAACGATCTACTGTCCCTTCCTTACCGGCGGCGGAACGGTGATGCTGGTCACCTATGTGATCTTTGGAATACTGCTGTCAGTCTACCGGTATCAGGATATCCCCTTGGAGGAAGGGGAAAGAGCGCGGCGGCTCTCCCTTGACAAATAA
- a CDS encoding DUF4352 domain-containing protein: protein MNEEGKTMKKRIVAFLLICLLAIGLSACGGGDSSSPSEEEPEYVDNIKAVASDPDAYKGKYVKFCGMVSPVDEDEDTYGLQVYLDTNYNDSVLVEVSKDIAPEPFSSDEYVIVDAKINGAYDGETVIGTDSTWALLEAISIEKTTYMEAFAPATKEISPNISSEQNGLTATIDKIEYADSETRIYLTISNNSENTISYGSYSIRLIQDGQQIEQDTTGESSYMGNYPQLSYEVAAGASTSGIVVFPAIDQTKDLQVIIPDVYSDNYEIEFTDFTIDVSAE from the coding sequence ATGAATGAGGAGGGAAAAACTATGAAAAAAAGAATTGTAGCGTTTTTGTTGATCTGCCTATTGGCAATCGGACTTTCGGCGTGCGGAGGGGGAGATTCCAGTTCTCCAAGTGAAGAAGAACCTGAATATGTGGACAATATTAAAGCTGTTGCTTCAGACCCTGATGCCTATAAGGGGAAATATGTAAAATTTTGCGGAATGGTATCCCCTGTAGATGAGGATGAAGACACATATGGCCTACAGGTATACCTGGACACAAATTATAATGATAGTGTTCTTGTTGAAGTTTCGAAAGATATTGCCCCGGAACCTTTTTCTTCCGATGAATATGTAATAGTCGATGCCAAAATCAATGGTGCGTATGATGGCGAAACTGTCATAGGAACAGATTCCACTTGGGCCCTGCTCGAAGCTATCAGCATTGAGAAAACGACCTACATGGAAGCCTTTGCTCCAGCTACAAAAGAAATTTCACCGAATATTTCTTCTGAACAAAATGGACTTACCGCAACCATTGATAAAATTGAATATGCCGATTCAGAAACCCGTATATATTTAACTATATCTAATAACAGCGAAAATACTATATCATATGGATCATATAGTATCCGATTAATTCAGGATGGCCAGCAAATCGAACAGGATACAACTGGCGAATCTTCTTATATGGGCAATTACCCTCAACTGAGTTATGAGGTTGCGGCTGGCGCTTCTACTTCTGGGATCGTAGTATTTCCCGCAATAGATCAAACAAAAGATTTACAGGTAATTATCCCAGATGTATATAGCGATAATTATGAAATTGAATTTACAGATTTCACTATCGATGTAAGCGCCGAATAA
- a CDS encoding response regulator transcription factor: protein MDKIKILVVDDESRMRKLVRDFLEREGYAVREAENGLEAMEIFYEEKDIALVILDVMMPKMDGWQTCREIRQSSNVPVIMLTARSEERDELQGFNLGVDEYISKPFSPKILVARVEAILRRSHALGTEEVVSAGGISIDKSAHQVRIDGQEVELSFKEFELLTYFIENQGIALSREKILNNVWNYDYFGDARTIDTHVKKLRNKLGDRGSYIKTIWGMGYKFEVDAE from the coding sequence ATGGATAAGATAAAGATACTGGTAGTGGACGATGAAAGCAGGATGCGCAAACTTGTCCGGGACTTCCTGGAGCGGGAAGGATACGCGGTCCGGGAGGCGGAAAATGGACTGGAAGCAATGGAGATCTTCTATGAGGAGAAAGACATTGCGCTTGTGATCCTGGATGTGATGATGCCAAAGATGGACGGCTGGCAGACCTGCCGAGAGATCCGCCAGTCCTCCAATGTTCCGGTGATCATGCTGACCGCGAGGTCGGAAGAAAGGGATGAACTGCAGGGCTTTAATCTGGGAGTGGACGAATATATATCAAAGCCCTTCAGCCCCAAGATCCTGGTGGCCAGAGTGGAAGCGATCCTTAGGCGCTCCCATGCCCTTGGAACGGAAGAGGTAGTAAGCGCGGGAGGGATTTCCATTGATAAATCTGCTCACCAGGTCCGGATTGACGGGCAGGAGGTGGAGTTGAGCTTTAAGGAATTTGAGCTTCTTACTTATTTCATAGAGAATCAAGGGATTGCCCTTTCCAGGGAGAAGATCCTGAATAATGTGTGGAATTACGACTATTTTGGAGATGCCAGAACCATCGATACTCATGTGAAGAAGCTGAGAAATAAGCTGGGAGACAGAGGAAGCTATATCAAGACCATCTGGGGGATGGGCTATAAGTTCGAGGTGGACGCAGAATGA
- a CDS encoding HAMP domain-containing protein, with product MKHSIKWQVTAVFAGLLIVLILALMMINLRFLEPYYINNKKVAFIEMYQELNTAVEDGSIENEDVSTELAHLAEENNISFLVSDQTLEKVFTNVQNPELLRNQLVGYLLNQAQKQGKVLEKTNDYEISQSFDPWNQKEYIDMWGHIGNDNQFLLRSPVEGIRESAEISNRFLVYIGSVLGILALVLVWYFSKRMTKPLLELTALSDRMANLDFEAKYNSGGKNEIGELGANFNRMSEKLESTISELKKANNSLKHDIEQKEKIEQMRTEFLGNVSHELKTPIALIQGYAEGLKEGVSDDPDSRQFYCDVIMDEAAKMNQMVKNLLTLNQLEFGDEDIVFERFDITELIRGILQSMEILAQQAEAQVIFGLREPVYVWADEFKVEQVLRNYISNAFHHVDGEKVVEVKVMKGPDKARVSVFNTGQPIPEEDLAHIWDKFYKVDKAHTREYGGNGIGLSIVKAIMESFHQEYGVNNYDNGVEFWFELDVK from the coding sequence ATGAAACATTCGATCAAGTGGCAGGTAACAGCGGTTTTCGCGGGATTGCTGATCGTGCTGATCCTTGCCCTTATGATGATCAATCTCCGCTTTTTAGAGCCATATTATATCAACAATAAAAAAGTGGCTTTTATTGAGATGTATCAGGAACTGAATACCGCGGTAGAAGACGGGAGTATCGAGAATGAAGATGTGTCTACGGAACTGGCCCACCTTGCGGAGGAGAATAACATTTCCTTTCTGGTCAGCGATCAGACTTTAGAAAAAGTGTTTACCAATGTACAAAATCCGGAGCTCCTTCGGAATCAGCTGGTGGGATATCTTTTGAATCAGGCCCAGAAGCAGGGGAAGGTTCTGGAGAAAACCAATGACTATGAGATCAGCCAGTCTTTTGATCCCTGGAACCAGAAGGAATATATTGATATGTGGGGGCATATAGGGAACGACAATCAGTTTTTGCTGAGGAGCCCTGTAGAAGGGATTCGGGAGAGCGCGGAGATTTCCAACCGCTTTTTGGTTTATATCGGAAGCGTTCTGGGAATCCTTGCTCTTGTGCTGGTCTGGTATTTCTCCAAGCGGATGACTAAGCCGCTTCTGGAACTGACAGCTTTGTCAGACCGGATGGCGAATCTGGATTTTGAGGCCAAATACAACAGCGGCGGGAAAAATGAGATTGGAGAGCTGGGGGCTAATTTCAACCGGATGTCAGAAAAACTGGAGAGTACGATCTCTGAACTGAAGAAGGCCAATAACAGTCTGAAGCATGATATTGAACAGAAAGAGAAGATCGAACAGATGCGGACGGAATTTCTGGGGAATGTGTCTCATGAACTGAAGACGCCGATCGCTTTAATCCAGGGATATGCGGAAGGGCTGAAGGAAGGAGTCAGTGACGATCCGGACAGCAGGCAGTTCTATTGCGACGTGATCATGGACGAGGCGGCAAAAATGAATCAGATGGTGAAAAACCTTCTGACCTTGAACCAATTGGAATTTGGAGATGAGGATATCGTTTTTGAACGGTTTGATATTACAGAATTGATCCGGGGAATTCTCCAGAGCATGGAGATCCTTGCTCAGCAGGCGGAAGCCCAGGTGATCTTTGGCCTGCGGGAACCGGTCTATGTATGGGCGGATGAATTCAAGGTAGAACAGGTGCTCCGCAACTATATCAGCAACGCTTTCCATCATGTAGACGGTGAAAAGGTGGTGGAAGTGAAAGTAATGAAAGGACCGGATAAAGCCAGGGTCAGCGTGTTCAATACCGGGCAGCCCATCCCTGAGGAAGATCTGGCCCATATCTGGGATAAATTCTATAAAGTGGACAAGGCCCATACCAGGGAGTACGGCGGAAATGGGATCGGTCTTTCGATCGTGAAAGCGATCATGGAATCTTTCCATCAGGAATATGGAGTTAATAATTATGACAATGGTGTTGAATTCTGGTTTGAACTGGATGTAAAATAG
- the hisH gene encoding imidazole glycerol phosphate synthase subunit HisH → MIAIIDYDAGNIRSVEKALRFLGQEVSITRDKEEILAADKVVLPGVGAFGDAMEKIRQYDLEGVIYQVAERNIPFLGICLGLQLLFERSEESPGAVGLGLLKGEILRIPEGEGRKIPHIGWNSLNLQNEGRLFRGIPEGAYVYFVHSYYLKAADEQMVKASAEYGPVIHASVEKDNIFACQFHPEKSGSTGLKILKNFVEI, encoded by the coding sequence ATGATCGCAATCATAGACTATGACGCGGGAAATATCAGAAGCGTGGAGAAAGCCCTGCGGTTTCTGGGACAGGAGGTTTCAATTACACGGGATAAAGAAGAAATCCTGGCGGCGGATAAGGTGGTCCTTCCAGGAGTAGGAGCCTTCGGGGACGCCATGGAGAAGATCCGGCAGTATGACCTGGAGGGAGTGATCTATCAGGTGGCGGAACGCAATATCCCCTTCCTTGGGATCTGCCTTGGCCTGCAGCTCCTGTTTGAGAGAAGCGAAGAATCTCCGGGTGCTGTCGGCCTGGGCCTCTTAAAGGGAGAAATCCTGCGGATCCCGGAAGGAGAAGGCCGCAAGATCCCGCATATAGGATGGAATTCCTTGAATCTTCAGAATGAGGGACGACTGTTTCGGGGAATCCCGGAAGGGGCCTATGTGTATTTTGTCCATTCCTACTATCTGAAAGCGGCGGATGAACAGATGGTGAAGGCGTCTGCAGAATATGGCCCGGTGATCCATGCCTCTGTAGAGAAAGATAATATCTTCGCCTGTCAGTTTCATCCGGAGAAAAGCGGCAGCACAGGATTAAAGATTCTTAAGAATTTTGTGGAAATATAG